A single region of the Acidimicrobiia bacterium genome encodes:
- the nadD gene encoding nicotinate-nucleotide adenylyltransferase encodes MGERIGVFGGTFDPVHVGHVVAAADARWALHLDLVLLVVAGDPWQKRGQVGAPAQDRLALARAAVELVDGVEASSVEVDRAGPSVTADTLEELAAPGREFFLMLGADAVANMPTWRRLDETRDLATIVVVERAGDAHAEPPGGGWRFERLSIPRLDVSSSDVRARLAAGRPVDGLVPPAVLREIRARGLYTAP; translated from the coding sequence GTGGGGGAGCGCATCGGCGTGTTCGGCGGCACGTTCGACCCCGTGCACGTCGGCCACGTCGTCGCCGCCGCCGACGCGCGGTGGGCACTGCACCTCGACCTGGTCCTGCTCGTGGTCGCCGGCGACCCGTGGCAGAAGCGCGGGCAGGTCGGCGCCCCGGCGCAGGACCGGCTGGCGCTGGCCCGCGCCGCCGTCGAGCTCGTGGACGGCGTCGAGGCCTCGAGCGTCGAGGTCGACCGGGCCGGCCCGTCGGTCACCGCCGACACCCTCGAGGAGCTGGCCGCGCCCGGTCGCGAGTTCTTCCTGATGCTCGGCGCCGACGCCGTCGCCAACATGCCGACGTGGCGACGCCTCGACGAGACGCGGGACCTGGCGACGATCGTCGTCGTCGAGCGCGCCGGCGACGCCCACGCCGAGCCGCCCGGCGGCGGCTGGCGCTTCGAGCGCCTCTCCATCCCGCGCCTCGACGTGTCGTCGAGCGACGTGCGGGCCCGGCTCGCCGCCGGCCGACCCGTCGACGGGCTCGTGCCGCCCGCGGTGTTGCGGGAGATCCGGGCCCGGGGCCTCTACACTGCGCCGTGA
- a CDS encoding VWA domain-containing protein: protein MLDVLQGFVHELRAAGLPVSMTENLDAMRAVEHVDIRDRDVLKTALGATLVKHHRHRPAFDTVFDVYFSLYSRGVDADDPNADEWAELADRAGEAGGGGGGDLTREELAQLLLEALLTMDRDELRRLAAAAVGAFAGMEPGRPVGGTYYLYRTLRQLDLDDLAARLAGRAADEGDAPQDDLGARLQAEDFQRRLRVLRELIESEIRRRLVADRGVEAMARTLRKPLPEDVDFMHASREEMLALQRAIYPLTRALAARLAQRRRRRHRGHLDFRKTVRASLSYGGVPAEPKFRHPHPSRPEIMVVADISGSVASFARFTLQFVYAMASQFSKVRSWVFIDGIDEVTRFFAESDDVTEAVHRVNTEADVVWVDGHSDYGHAFEVFEDRHHTEVTPKTSLIFLGDARNNYHASQAWVLGALGERARHLYWLNPEPRGYWDTGDSIMAEYVPYCDGVYECRNLRQLERFVATVAEG, encoded by the coding sequence ATGCTCGACGTCCTGCAGGGCTTCGTCCACGAGCTGCGCGCCGCCGGCCTGCCGGTGTCGATGACCGAGAACCTCGACGCCATGCGGGCGGTCGAGCACGTCGACATCCGCGACCGCGACGTCCTGAAGACGGCCCTCGGCGCCACCCTCGTCAAGCACCACCGGCACCGGCCGGCGTTCGACACCGTGTTCGACGTCTACTTCTCCCTCTACAGCCGGGGCGTGGACGCCGACGACCCGAACGCCGACGAGTGGGCCGAGCTGGCCGACCGGGCCGGCGAGGCGGGCGGGGGCGGCGGCGGTGACCTGACCCGGGAGGAGCTGGCGCAGCTGCTGCTCGAGGCGCTCCTCACCATGGACCGCGACGAGCTGCGCCGCCTCGCCGCTGCGGCCGTCGGCGCCTTCGCGGGCATGGAGCCCGGCCGGCCCGTCGGCGGCACCTATTACCTGTACCGGACGCTGCGCCAGCTCGACCTCGACGACCTGGCGGCGCGGCTCGCCGGCCGGGCCGCCGACGAGGGCGACGCCCCGCAGGACGACCTCGGCGCCCGGCTGCAGGCGGAGGACTTCCAGCGGCGGCTGCGGGTGCTGCGCGAGCTCATCGAGTCCGAGATCCGTCGCCGCCTCGTCGCCGACCGGGGCGTCGAGGCCATGGCCCGCACCCTCCGCAAGCCGCTGCCGGAGGACGTGGACTTCATGCACGCGTCCCGCGAGGAGATGCTGGCGCTGCAGCGGGCCATCTACCCGCTCACGCGGGCGCTGGCCGCTCGGCTGGCCCAGCGTCGCCGACGCCGCCACCGCGGCCACCTGGACTTCCGGAAGACGGTGCGGGCCTCCCTGTCGTACGGCGGCGTGCCCGCCGAGCCGAAGTTCCGGCATCCGCACCCGTCCCGGCCCGAGATCATGGTGGTAGCCGACATCAGCGGGTCGGTGGCGAGCTTCGCCCGGTTCACGCTCCAGTTCGTCTACGCGATGGCCAGCCAGTTCTCGAAGGTGCGGTCGTGGGTGTTCATCGACGGGATCGACGAGGTGACGCGGTTCTTCGCCGAGTCGGACGACGTCACCGAGGCCGTCCACCGGGTGAACACCGAGGCGGACGTCGTGTGGGTCGACGGCCACTCCGACTACGGCCACGCCTTCGAGGTGTTCGAGGACCGCCACCACACCGAGGTGACGCCGAAGACCTCGCTGATCTTCCTCGGCGACGCCCGCAACAACTACCACGCCTCCCAGGCCTGGGTCCTCGGCGCGCTCGGGGAGCGGGCCCGCCACCTCTACTGGCTGAACCCCGAGCCCCGCGGCTACTGGGACACCGGCGACTCGATCATGGCCGAGTACGTCCCCTACTGCGACGGCGTCTACGAGTGCCGGAACCTCCGCCAGCTCGAGCGGTTCGTCGCCACCGTCGCCGAGGGCTGA
- a CDS encoding MoxR family ATPase, producing MATRFASVGDVIPRLRAVDYLADATIAGVVYLADRLEKPVLVEGPAGVGKTELAKALSRATGARLIRLQCYEGLDEAKALYEWNYKKQLLRIQSDREHEASWADVEADIFSEPFLLTRPLLEAIRAEDPVVLLIDEVDRVEIETEALLLEVLSDFQVSIPELGTIVGHQRPFVVLTSNNTRELSEALKRRCLYLHVDYPDIEREKDIVRVRVPEIDDELAEQVARVVRSIRDLELKKAPSISETIDWARTLLYLGTAEISPEVIGDTLHVLLKYQSDIAKARKELVPAGDPT from the coding sequence GTGGCGACCCGCTTCGCGTCCGTCGGCGACGTGATCCCGCGCCTGCGGGCCGTCGACTACCTCGCCGACGCCACCATCGCCGGCGTGGTGTACCTGGCCGACCGGCTCGAGAAGCCGGTGCTGGTCGAGGGCCCCGCCGGGGTCGGCAAGACCGAGCTGGCGAAGGCGCTGAGCCGGGCGACCGGCGCGCGCCTCATCCGCCTCCAGTGCTACGAGGGTCTCGACGAGGCCAAGGCCCTCTACGAGTGGAACTACAAGAAGCAGCTCCTGCGCATCCAGTCCGACCGCGAGCACGAGGCCTCTTGGGCCGACGTCGAGGCCGACATCTTCTCGGAGCCGTTCCTCCTCACCCGGCCGCTGCTGGAGGCGATCCGCGCCGAGGACCCGGTGGTCCTGCTCATCGACGAGGTCGACCGGGTCGAGATCGAGACCGAGGCGCTGCTCCTCGAGGTCCTCTCCGACTTCCAGGTGTCGATCCCCGAGCTCGGCACCATCGTCGGTCACCAGCGGCCGTTCGTCGTGCTGACCTCGAACAACACCCGCGAGCTGTCGGAGGCGCTGAAGCGGCGCTGCCTCTACCTGCACGTCGACTACCCCGACATCGAGCGCGAGAAGGACATCGTGCGGGTGCGGGTCCCCGAGATCGACGACGAGCTCGCCGAGCAGGTGGCCCGGGTCGTGCGCTCGATCCGAGACCTCGAGCTGAAGAAGGCGCCGTCGATCTCGGAGACGATCGACTGGGCCCGCACCCTCCTCTACCTCGGGACCGCCGAGATCTCCCCCGAGGTCATCGGCGACACGCTGCACGTGCTCCTGAAGTACCAGTCGGACATCGCCAAGGCCCGCAAGGAGCTGGTGCCCGCCGGCGATCCCACCTGA
- a CDS encoding glutamate-5-semialdehyde dehydrogenase: protein MGRRATAASRRLLTAAAGEREAALSAGADLLLERAPEVLEANAADVAAAQADGLDAAPLDRLRLTDTRLAGMAAGLRQVAALPDPLGEVLDGWRRPNGLELRRVRVPLGVVAVIYENRPNVTSDAAAIALKAGNAVLLRGSSSAQRSNRAVVDVLRDAVTKAGLPTDAVQLVDDPSHAAAVELMRLTDHIDCLIPRGGAALIASVREHATVPVVIDGDGNCHVYVDAAADLEQALAIVVNAKTSRPGVCNAAESLLVHEAVAPAFLPRVADVLEAYGVELLGDESARRVRPMAAATDDDFAREFLDLRLAVAVVASIDAAIEHVNRFGSGHTDAIVTRDLDAARRFTREVDTGVVIVNASTRFTDGERFGFGAEIGISTQKLHARGPMGPRELTTYRYEVWGDGQVVE from the coding sequence CTGGGCCGCCGCGCCACCGCGGCGTCCCGGCGGCTCCTCACCGCCGCCGCGGGGGAGCGCGAGGCGGCCCTGTCGGCCGGCGCCGACCTGCTCCTCGAGCGGGCCCCGGAGGTGCTCGAGGCCAACGCCGCCGACGTGGCCGCGGCCCAGGCCGACGGCCTCGACGCCGCCCCCCTCGACCGGCTCCGGCTCACCGACACCCGGCTCGCCGGCATGGCGGCCGGGCTGCGCCAGGTGGCCGCCCTCCCCGACCCCCTCGGCGAGGTCCTCGACGGGTGGCGCCGGCCGAACGGCCTCGAGCTGCGTCGGGTCCGGGTCCCGCTCGGGGTCGTCGCCGTCATCTACGAGAACCGCCCCAACGTCACGAGCGACGCCGCCGCCATCGCCCTGAAGGCCGGCAACGCCGTGCTCCTGCGGGGGTCGTCGAGCGCCCAGCGGTCGAACCGGGCCGTCGTCGACGTCCTGCGCGACGCGGTCACGAAGGCGGGCCTGCCCACCGACGCGGTGCAGCTCGTCGACGACCCCTCCCACGCCGCCGCCGTCGAGCTCATGCGCCTCACCGACCACATCGACTGCCTCATCCCGCGCGGCGGCGCCGCGCTCATCGCGAGCGTCCGCGAGCACGCGACCGTCCCCGTCGTCATCGACGGCGACGGCAACTGCCACGTCTACGTGGACGCCGCCGCCGACCTCGAGCAGGCCCTGGCCATCGTCGTGAACGCCAAGACCAGCCGACCCGGCGTGTGCAACGCCGCCGAGTCGCTGCTCGTGCACGAGGCGGTCGCCCCCGCCTTCCTGCCCCGGGTCGCCGACGTGCTCGAGGCCTACGGCGTCGAGCTGCTCGGCGACGAGTCGGCCCGTCGGGTGCGGCCGATGGCCGCGGCCACCGACGACGACTTCGCCCGCGAGTTCCTCGACCTGCGCCTCGCCGTGGCCGTCGTCGCCTCGATCGACGCCGCCATCGAGCACGTCAACCGGTTCGGCTCCGGGCACACCGACGCCATCGTGACCCGGGACCTCGACGCGGCCCGCCGGTTCACCCGCGAGGTCGACACCGGTGTCGTGATCGTGAACGCGTCGACGCGCTTCACCGACGGGGAGCGGTTCGGCTTCGGCGCCGAGATCGGCATCTCGACCCAGAAGCTGCACGCCCGCGGCCCGATGGGCCCTCGCGAGCTCACGACCTACCGCTACGAGGTGTGGGGCGACGGGCAGGTGGTCGAGTAG
- the proB gene encoding glutamate 5-kinase, producing MKAVVKVGTSSITRETGELDAAALAKLGDELAAARAAGHVVVLVSSGAIAAGLPALGLTERPDDLGALQAVAAVGQPRLMERVSALLAARGLVAGQVLLTPHDFGQRSQYLHARQTLACLLELGVVPVVNENDTVADDEIRYGDNDRLAALVSHLVGADVLVLLTDTDGLFTADPRLDHRASLIEEIVEVDAALEAVAGGAGSDRGSGGMASKLAAAKIAAWSGVRTVIAAAEEPGVLCRAIEAQPVGTLVRPRATRLSSRKLWIAFARGAAGRVVVDAGARRALAEDHRSLLPAGVRGVDGRFDADDAVEVVSDDGAAFAKGLVRYDSATLRRVAGRKTGELPEGAPHEVIHRDDLVVLA from the coding sequence ATGAAGGCCGTGGTCAAGGTCGGGACCTCCTCGATCACCCGCGAGACGGGCGAGCTCGACGCCGCCGCCCTCGCCAAGCTCGGCGACGAGCTGGCCGCCGCCCGCGCCGCCGGTCACGTCGTCGTGCTCGTCTCCTCGGGGGCGATCGCGGCCGGGCTCCCCGCGCTGGGGCTCACGGAGCGCCCCGACGACCTCGGCGCGCTGCAGGCGGTCGCGGCCGTGGGCCAGCCCCGGCTCATGGAGCGGGTCTCGGCGCTGCTCGCGGCGCGCGGGCTCGTCGCCGGGCAGGTGCTGCTCACGCCGCACGACTTCGGGCAGCGGTCGCAGTACCTGCACGCCCGCCAGACCCTGGCCTGCCTCCTCGAGCTCGGCGTGGTGCCGGTCGTGAACGAGAACGACACCGTCGCCGACGACGAGATCCGCTACGGCGACAACGACCGGCTGGCGGCGCTCGTCTCCCACCTCGTCGGCGCCGACGTGCTGGTCCTGCTGACCGACACCGACGGGCTGTTCACCGCCGACCCCCGCCTCGACCACCGGGCCTCGCTCATCGAGGAGATCGTCGAGGTCGACGCCGCCCTCGAGGCGGTCGCCGGCGGCGCCGGGAGCGACCGGGGGAGCGGCGGCATGGCGAGCAAGCTGGCGGCGGCCAAGATCGCGGCGTGGTCCGGCGTCCGAACGGTGATCGCCGCCGCCGAGGAGCCCGGCGTGCTGTGCCGGGCCATCGAGGCCCAGCCCGTCGGCACCCTCGTTCGCCCCCGCGCCACCCGCCTGTCGAGCCGGAAGCTCTGGATCGCGTTCGCTCGCGGCGCCGCCGGTCGGGTCGTCGTCGACGCGGGGGCCCGCCGGGCCCTCGCCGAGGACCACCGGTCGCTGCTGCCGGCCGGGGTCCGGGGCGTCGACGGCCGCTTCGACGCCGACGACGCCGTCGAGGTTGTCAGCGACGACGGCGCCGCGTTCGCGAAGGGCCTGGTCCGCTACGACAGCGCCACCCTCCGCCGGGTGGCGGGCCGCAAGACCGGCGAGCTCCCCGAGGGCGCCCCCCACGAGGTCATCCACCGCGACGACCTCGTCGTGCTGGCCTGA
- the obgE gene encoding GTPase ObgE yields the protein MARSSFVDEVQVNLRGGDGGAGAVSFRREAHVARGGPDGGDGGHGGDLVLEADRNVASLLGFRDHPHRRAGSGGHGSGRRRHGVRGADLVVGVPEGTVVRERGGELVADLVAPGDRYVAARGGRGGRGNARFLTNRRRAPGFAQQGEYGEERWLRLEVQLVADAALVGFPNAGKSTLIASVSAARPKVADYPFTTLEPHLGVVRADGHEFVLADIPGLVEGAADGRGLGHRFLRHVERARVLVLLLDLAAVDGRSPADQERTLLEELRRYRPELLDRPRLVVGTKADVATASVPGLRVSAVTHAGLDTFVRQLGALVAEARDVAPPRAGVVVLRPHEDGFVVARDDDGAWRVAGRAAERVVAMTDLTDAGALAYVRDRFRRLGVERALTRAGARDGDVVRVGAVELEYVEDAPDR from the coding sequence ATGGCCCGGTCCTCCTTCGTCGACGAGGTGCAGGTCAACCTGCGGGGCGGGGACGGCGGGGCCGGCGCGGTGTCGTTCCGGCGGGAGGCCCACGTGGCCCGCGGCGGGCCGGACGGCGGCGACGGCGGCCACGGCGGCGACCTGGTGCTCGAGGCCGACCGCAACGTGGCCTCGCTCCTCGGCTTCCGCGACCACCCGCACCGCCGGGCCGGGTCGGGGGGCCACGGCTCCGGGCGGCGGCGGCACGGCGTCCGCGGGGCCGACCTCGTCGTCGGCGTCCCCGAGGGGACGGTCGTGCGGGAACGGGGCGGGGAGCTCGTCGCCGACCTCGTCGCCCCCGGCGACCGCTACGTGGCCGCCCGCGGCGGCCGCGGCGGGCGGGGCAACGCCCGCTTCCTGACCAACCGGCGGCGGGCGCCGGGGTTCGCGCAGCAGGGCGAGTACGGGGAGGAGCGCTGGCTGCGGCTCGAGGTGCAGCTGGTCGCCGACGCCGCCCTCGTCGGATTCCCAAACGCGGGCAAGTCGACGCTCATCGCGTCGGTGAGCGCGGCCCGGCCGAAGGTCGCCGACTACCCGTTCACGACCCTCGAGCCGCACCTCGGCGTGGTGCGCGCCGACGGCCACGAGTTCGTCCTCGCCGACATCCCGGGTCTCGTCGAGGGCGCCGCCGACGGGCGCGGCCTCGGGCACCGGTTCCTCCGCCACGTGGAGCGGGCCCGCGTGCTGGTGCTGCTGCTCGACCTCGCCGCCGTCGACGGGCGCAGCCCCGCCGACCAGGAGCGCACCCTGCTCGAGGAGCTGCGCCGCTATCGGCCCGAGCTGCTCGACCGGCCCCGCCTCGTCGTCGGCACGAAGGCCGACGTCGCCACCGCGTCGGTGCCCGGCCTCCGCGTGTCGGCGGTGACCCACGCCGGCCTCGACACGTTCGTCCGCCAGCTCGGCGCGCTGGTCGCCGAGGCGCGCGACGTCGCGCCGCCTCGCGCCGGCGTCGTCGTGCTCCGGCCCCACGAGGACGGCTTCGTCGTGGCGCGCGACGACGACGGGGCCTGGCGCGTCGCCGGCCGAGCCGCCGAGCGGGTCGTGGCCATGACGGACCTCACCGACGCCGGCGCGCTCGCCTACGTGCGCGACCGCTTCCGGCGTCTCGGCGTGGAGCGGGCCCTCACCCGCGCCGGTGCGCGCGACGGTGACGTGGTGCGCGTCGGCGCGGTCGAGCTCGAGTACGTCGAGGACGCGCCCGACCGATGA
- the rpmA gene encoding 50S ribosomal protein L27, with translation MSKKKGAASSRNGRDSAAQRLGVKVGAGAPVRAGAILVRQRGTRLHPGDNVGRGGDDTLFATADGTVRFVRRKGRKLVDVVSP, from the coding sequence ATGTCGAAGAAGAAGGGTGCCGCGTCGTCCCGCAACGGGCGTGACTCCGCCGCGCAGCGGCTCGGGGTCAAGGTCGGCGCCGGCGCGCCGGTGCGGGCCGGCGCCATCCTGGTCCGCCAGCGGGGCACCCGCCTGCACCCGGGCGACAACGTCGGGCGGGGCGGCGACGACACCCTCTTCGCCACCGCCGACGGCACCGTCCGCTTCGTGCGCCGCAAGGGCCGCAAGCTCGTCGACGTCGTCTCGCCCTGA
- the rplU gene encoding 50S ribosomal protein L21, with the protein MEVPMYAVVHTGGKQYRVERGQRLQVERLGADAGDEVELAPVLLVDGDRVLATPDQLGAARVVGRVVEEGKGTKIRASTYKAKSNQRRRWGHRQRYSLVEITEIAAG; encoded by the coding sequence ATGGAGGTTCCGATGTACGCGGTGGTGCACACCGGCGGCAAGCAGTACCGGGTCGAACGGGGCCAGCGGCTCCAGGTCGAGCGCCTCGGCGCCGACGCCGGCGACGAGGTCGAGCTGGCCCCGGTCCTGCTCGTCGACGGGGACCGGGTGCTCGCGACCCCGGACCAACTCGGCGCGGCCCGAGTCGTGGGCCGCGTGGTCGAGGAGGGGAAGGGCACGAAGATCCGGGCCTCCACCTACAAGGCCAAGTCGAACCAGCGGCGCCGGTGGGGGCACCGCCAGCGCTACTCGCTGGTCGAGATCACCGAGATCGCGGCAGGCTGA
- a CDS encoding Rne/Rng family ribonuclease has translation MSDETPEATASTTPGGDASPATPTGPAEPGPAASPDGDGAAPRRRRRRGSRGGRNRRKPSAGGPAGDEPAGEPDPDEPDGDAPAPAARPKIGDRRPAPSRPAAEPTPRRRRRGGRGRGSSPARTDDVVKADLGVGAGVDLDELDAEQRERRRGRTRKGRPAGRYQLLVHVRPNGHTHLALLEGRVLVEHSVTTTTDADTSIDGNIYLGRVQNVLPGMEAAFVDIGTPKNGVLYRGDVSFDPDEVEEKQPRIERLLKAGQSVVVQVTKNPIGAKGARLTQEVSLAGRFVVMVPGEPQTHGISKRLPDDERRRLRRVLEGLRPPDAGLIVRTAAEGAADEELERDVARLRDQWEQISALAARSKPARLLYQEPPLPLRIVREEFTKEYRGVLIDDRALYEEVRAYIEAVTPELAERVEYYDAEEEGLPLFERHHVNEQLLKALDRKVWLPSGGSLVVDRTEALTVIDVNTGKNVGSSSLEETVFRNNLEAADEIARQLRLRDIGGIIVIDFIDMEVRANREEVIRAFRSALARDKTRAQAFDISELGIVEMTRKRVSEGLVESMSETCPTCQGRGYLLEESLLEELQ, from the coding sequence ATGTCCGACGAGACCCCGGAGGCCACCGCCTCCACCACCCCCGGCGGCGACGCGTCGCCGGCCACCCCCACCGGCCCGGCCGAGCCGGGACCCGCCGCCTCGCCTGACGGCGACGGCGCCGCCCCCCGCCGACGCCGCCGCCGCGGCTCGCGGGGCGGCCGCAACCGACGGAAGCCGAGCGCCGGCGGTCCCGCCGGCGACGAGCCCGCCGGCGAGCCGGACCCCGACGAGCCGGACGGCGACGCGCCGGCTCCGGCCGCGCGGCCGAAGATCGGCGACCGTCGGCCCGCCCCGAGCCGACCGGCGGCGGAGCCGACCCCGCGGCGCCGCCGGCGCGGCGGCCGGGGCCGAGGGTCCAGCCCCGCCCGCACCGACGACGTCGTGAAGGCCGACCTCGGCGTCGGCGCCGGCGTCGACCTCGACGAGCTCGACGCCGAGCAGCGCGAGCGTCGCCGCGGCCGGACCCGCAAGGGACGGCCGGCGGGCCGCTACCAGCTCCTCGTCCACGTCCGTCCGAACGGGCACACCCACCTGGCGCTGCTCGAGGGACGGGTGCTCGTTGAGCACTCGGTCACGACCACCACCGACGCCGACACCTCGATCGACGGCAACATCTACCTCGGCCGGGTCCAGAACGTGCTCCCGGGCATGGAGGCGGCCTTCGTCGACATCGGCACCCCGAAGAACGGCGTCCTGTACCGGGGCGACGTGAGCTTCGACCCCGACGAGGTGGAGGAGAAGCAGCCCCGAATCGAGCGGCTCCTGAAGGCGGGCCAGAGCGTCGTCGTGCAGGTCACGAAGAACCCGATCGGGGCCAAGGGCGCCCGCCTCACCCAGGAGGTCAGCCTCGCGGGCCGGTTCGTGGTGATGGTCCCCGGCGAGCCGCAGACCCACGGCATCTCGAAGCGGCTCCCCGACGACGAGCGGCGACGCCTCCGACGGGTCCTCGAGGGGCTCCGGCCCCCGGACGCCGGCCTCATCGTGCGGACCGCGGCGGAGGGAGCCGCGGACGAGGAGCTCGAGCGCGACGTGGCCCGCCTCCGGGACCAGTGGGAGCAGATCTCGGCGCTGGCGGCCCGGTCGAAGCCGGCCCGGCTCCTGTACCAGGAGCCGCCGCTGCCGCTGCGGATCGTGCGCGAGGAGTTCACGAAGGAGTACCGCGGCGTGCTCATCGACGACCGCGCCCTCTACGAGGAGGTGCGGGCGTACATCGAGGCGGTGACGCCGGAGCTGGCCGAGCGGGTCGAGTACTACGACGCCGAGGAGGAGGGGCTGCCCCTCTTCGAGCGGCACCACGTGAACGAGCAGCTGCTGAAGGCGCTCGACCGGAAGGTGTGGCTGCCGTCCGGGGGGTCGCTCGTCGTCGACCGCACCGAGGCACTCACCGTCATCGACGTCAACACGGGCAAGAACGTCGGCTCGTCGAGCCTCGAGGAGACGGTCTTCCGCAACAACCTGGAGGCGGCCGACGAGATCGCCCGGCAGCTGCGGCTCCGAGACATCGGCGGGATCATCGTCATCGACTTCATCGACATGGAGGTGAGGGCCAACCGCGAGGAGGTCATCCGGGCCTTCCGCAGCGCCCTGGCTCGCGACAAGACGCGCGCCCAGGCCTTCGACATCTCCGAGCTCGGGATCGTCGAGATGACGCGCAAGCGCGTGTCGGAGGGCCTCGTCGAGTCGATGAGCGAGACGTGCCCGACCTGTCAGGGGCGCGGCTACCTCCTCGAGGAGAGCCTCCTCGAGGAGCTGCAGTAG
- a CDS encoding TIGR03936 family radical SAM-associated protein — protein MRGEAGHPVRLRFAKEGKVRFVSHRDVARAFERALRVAGLPVAFTAGFAPRPKVSFGLALGVGHESRAEYLDVELREPAGPAELPGLLTAGLPPGLAVTGAAALAPRAPALQESVTAVAYTLRLADVDAAAIVDAAAAAGDATTLVVASARKGRPVTVDVAPSLRSLTVDADGVDVELSTRPRAARPAEVLTALRTLLGTEPGEGEDRVLRTHQWIERDGARREPLAADLAPSAPSGADARALEACA, from the coding sequence GTGCGCGGTGAGGCCGGCCACCCGGTGCGGCTGCGCTTCGCGAAGGAGGGCAAGGTGCGGTTCGTGTCGCACCGGGACGTGGCCCGGGCCTTCGAGCGGGCCCTGCGCGTCGCCGGCCTGCCGGTGGCGTTCACCGCCGGCTTCGCGCCCCGTCCGAAGGTCAGCTTCGGGCTGGCGCTCGGCGTGGGGCACGAGAGCCGGGCCGAGTACCTCGACGTCGAGCTGCGGGAGCCGGCGGGACCCGCCGAGCTGCCCGGGCTCCTCACCGCCGGGCTGCCGCCCGGTCTGGCCGTGACCGGCGCGGCGGCGCTGGCGCCGCGGGCCCCGGCCCTCCAGGAGTCGGTGACCGCGGTCGCCTACACGTTGCGGCTCGCCGACGTCGACGCCGCCGCGATCGTCGACGCCGCCGCCGCGGCCGGCGACGCGACCACCCTCGTGGTGGCCAGCGCCCGGAAGGGTCGACCCGTGACCGTCGACGTGGCGCCGAGCCTGCGGAGCCTCACCGTCGACGCCGACGGCGTCGACGTCGAGCTCTCCACCCGACCGCGGGCGGCGCGACCGGCCGAGGTGCTGACCGCGCTGCGAACCCTCCTCGGCACCGAGCCGGGCGAGGGCGAAGACCGGGTGCTCCGCACCCACCAATGGATCGAGCGGGACGGCGCGCGGCGGGAGCCGCTGGCAGCCGATCTCGCCCCGTCCGCCCCCTCGGGGGCGGACGCGCGTGCGCTGGAGGCGTGCGCGTGA